DNA sequence from the Pedobacter sp. W3I1 genome:
ATAAAAAACATCCGTTTATTGTTTACGCTAAAGGAATATCAACAACTGCTTTAGGAACATCGTTTACCATTACCGCAACGGAACAGGATAAACTTATTAAGGTGGAGCTGCATACAGGTAAAGTTTGGGTTAAAAATATTAGCGCTGATCAATCGGTTTTAACTTTCGACAAAATTTTGCTGCCTGGAAGTGAATTAGTTTATAACAGTATTAAACATCAGGTTAAAGTATCTGATAAAGCCATGCTTGTTAAGGAATTACCAAAGCTTAACGAACTGAATTTTACACAAGCATCGTTAAAAGAGGTTTTTGATCAACTACAGGAACACTATAAAATTAAAATTATTTATAATGCTGATGATTTAGATGAAATTTCATTTACAGGTACAATCGATTTAAATCGTAAGGCAGAAAAAATTCTTCGAGAGATAACGGAATTAAACAAACTTAACCAAACTAAAACAACCGGGGGCTACCTAATTACTAAATAAACCAATAATATATTTTGAATTAACGAGCTGCTAAAAAATAGCAGACAGGGAATCTTTTTGCAAAAAAAACAAACTAATAATTATAACTATGCTTAGAAAATTTACAAAACACTTGTTCTTTTGCCTGCTGTTAATAACAGCTGTTGCAACTGCCCGGGCTCAAACATCGGAGATAACGGGGATTGTAAAAGATGAAACGGGCCAGCCATTAATTGGTTCTTCTATTCTTTTACTAAATACTAAAACCAACGAAAAAAAGGGCGTTATGGTTAATGCAGATGGAAAATTTTCAATTTCGGGCTTAACAGCAAATGTTCCTTACAACATTAGCGCTTCATTTATTGGTTATACAACGAAAACGATTGAGAACTACATGTTAAAAGCAGGAGAGCAGGCAACACTTTTAATTCAACTGACTCCCGAATCTGCTAAACTAACGGATGTCGTAATTGTAGGTTACGGTAGTCAGAAAAAGAAAGATGTAACCACTGCAATTGCCAGTATTAAAGCTTCTGATTTAGAGAATCAACCCATTAGTAACGCCGCAGAGGCAATGGTTGGTAAAATGTCTGGTGTTCAGATTTCGCAAGGATCTGGTACCCCTGGCGGTGCGTTATCTATTAAAGTACGTGGCGTTGGTACAATTACAGCCGGTTCAAATCCTTTGTACGTAATTGATGGTGTTCCGATTTCTAACGACAACATCAACACGATTAATACCAATGATATTGCTTCAATAGAAGTATTAAAAGATGCATCATCAGCAGCAATTTATGGTTCTCGTGGATCAAATGGTGTGGTTTTAATTACAACAAAGCAAGGCAAAACTGGCGCAGCGATAATCAACGTAAACAGTTATACAGGCTGGCAAAGTTTGGCGCACAAAATTGATATGATGGACGCGTATCAATATGCTCAAATGACACTTGAGTCGAGAAACAATACCTATGCTGATGCAATGGATGCAATTAACCGTAGAAATGCTGCAACTGGCTTACCTGCAATAATTTACAACATTAATGATAGCAATGCACAGCGTTTGGTTAACTCCGGAAACAATACGAGTGCTGTTATTCCTACCGAAATTTTACCTTATTTAAGTGGTCAACAAGGCTTAACAAATACAGACTGGCAGGACGAAATCTTTAGAACAGCTAAAATTCAGAATCACTCAATTTCTGCCTCTGGCGGAAGTGAAACCATGAAATATTATGCTTCATTAGAATACTTTGATCAGGATGGTATCATTTTAAATAGCGGATTTAAACGCTATAGCGGTCGATTAAATTTGGATGGCAACAAGGGGATTTTCAGATACGGTGTAAATATTACGCCATCTGTAATTAAAGAAAAAAGACTAAATGCTAACGGTGCTTATAATGCAGGTAATGCAAATGGCTTAAACACAGGAGGTATTGTAGCTTCAGCACTTCACTACTCACCACTCTGGCCGGTTTATAATTCAGACGGAAGCTACAGTTTTGCACAAAACTCGTGGAGTCCTGGCCAGGTAACAACTTTGCCAAATGGTTCTACGATAACGGGGAATGGGGAAACCCAAGCCTGGAACCCGGTAGCTTTAGCGATGTTGCAAAAAGATGATGTAGGCTCAAACAGATTAACAGGAAGCACATTTATTGAAGCAGAAATCATCAAGGATTTAAAATATAAACTTCAATTAGGTGTTTGATATTTTTAACAGCGCCGAAGATACTTTCCGCCCTTCCATAATTCCACTGTCAAATACGGCAGGAAATCCATTATCTGATGCCCAGGCCAGTTCCAGAACAATAAAAGAAACCAACTGGTTATTAGAACATACTTTAAATTACACTAAAACATTTGGCAATCATAACCTGAGTGCATTATTGGGCTGGTCTAACCAAAAAGATGATTTAAGTGGTAATTATGCCGCTGCCACCAAAGGTTTTATTAGTGACCAAATCGAATATTTAAGTGCAGGTTTAGTAACTAACGGAACATCAACAAGGCAACAATGGTCGTTAGCTTCTGGTATTGCCCGATTGCAATACAGCTATAGAGGCAAGTATTTATTCACCGGATCGGTAAGGGCCGATGGTTCTTCGAGGTTTGGAACAAATAATAAATGGGGTTATTTCCCATCCGCCTCTGTGGGTTGGAGATTATCAGAAGAAGAGTTCCTGAAAAACGCTAAAGCCATTTCCGATCTAAAACTTAGGGCAAGTTATGGTCAAACGGGTAACTTCAATATACCAAATTATTTGGCTCAAGGCGCCATGACTAATTATGGTTATGTTTTTGGTGGAGGAACTCCTGGAGTTGTTAATGGTGCCGCTCCTTTTGCACAACCTAACGATGATTTAAGCTGGGAAAAAACAACGCAGTTAAATGTTGGTTTAGATGTTGCTTTCTGGAACAATCAGTTAACATTATCAGTTGATGCCTATAACAGCAATACAACTGATTTATTACTAAATGTTCCTGTGCCATTATCTACAGGTTTTGCTTCTGAATTGAAAAACATTGGTAAGGTAAACAATAGAGGTATTGATATTAACTTAGGTACTACGCAGCAGTTTGGTGCCGTAAAATGGACCGCTAGTGGTAACTTCTCCAAGAACAAAAATAAGGTGGTAGAATTAGGCCCGGGAAATGCAGATATCATCAGTACCGGATCAGTTGCAAATGCTTATTTCTTAACCAGGGTTGGCGAACCAATCGGGTCGTATTATTTACCTGTTGTTTTGGGTGTTTTCAAAAACCAGGCAGAAGTAAACGCTTATCCTCACTACCTGGATACTCAGGGAAATTTTGATTTAAATACGTCAAAACCCGGAGATTTTAAATTTAAAGATGTTGATGGCGATGGCGTAATTGATTTAACCAAAGATCGTGAAATTGTAGGCAACTATTTACCCAAATTCACTTATGGTTTTGCCACATCAGCAGAATATAAGGGCATTGACTTAAATATTTCAATGCAAGGTGTTTATGGAAATAAAATCCTTAACCTTTCTCGCAGGTACTTTGCTAATAAAGAAGGTAACATGAATAACATGATTAGCTCTTTAGATAGATGGGTTTCTGAAAGTAATCCAGGCAGCGGACAAGATGTAAGGGCAAACCGTGTGGCTAAAGGCAGTAATGGAACAACCTCTACATGGCATGTTGAAGACGGTTCTTATTTGCGTATCCGAAATATAGCATTGGGTTATACTTTCCCAACGGATTTGATTAAGAAACTTTCATTAACCAAAGTAAGGCTATATGTTTCGATGCAAAATCCATTCACATTCACAAAATACACAGGTTATAACCCAGAGGTTACTAATCGCTCTGCGGCCACCACAAATGGAGAAGATTATGGTGTTTATCCAACAGCGAAAACAACTTCAATCGGTTTAAACATCACTTTATAAAATTAAGACCATGAAAAAATATATCATACCAATCTTTGCCTGTGGCTTAATCATTTCAGCTACATCCTGCAAAAAATTTCTAGATTTAAAACCGCTGGATTCTTACACAGAAAATACCTTTTATGTTGATGAAAAAGGTTTACAAGGGGGTTTAGTAAGTTGTTACGACGCTTTGCAAACCGATAGCTTGTACGGAAACAACATGCTTACCTTAGGCGAAATTCGTGGCGATAATGTTACCGATAACGACCCGGGATCTGGAGCGGGTGTGCGTAACGCTATCGAGGTTTTCTCTGAAACTTCAGCAAATACTATTTTAGCAGCATCGTGGCAAGGGCATTACAAAGCAATTTATCGTTCTAACATTATTTTAGATAGAGCGCCGGGAATTAGCATGGCTGAAGCAACTAAAAATCAGATTATCGGTCAGGCTAAATTTATCAGGGCATTAAGCTATTTCAACTTAACCCGCCTTTGGGGAAATGTTCCTTTGGTATTAAAAGTTCAAAAAACAGCTGAGGCCAGGGAAAACACAAGGGCAACTTCTGCTGCCGTTTATCAACAAATTATTAATGATCTAACTGATGCTGCAACAAAATTACCAACAACATGGCCAGATGCTCAACGAGGTAAAGCAACAAGCTATGCCGCATCAGCTTTATTAGCTAAGGTTTACTTGTATCAAAAGAAATACGATCTGGTTGTATCAACTTTGCAGCCTATTGTAGCTGCGATTTATGCCGGGACTAATCTTTCTGTTGTGCCACAAACAACAACTTTTCCGAGTGGCTTAAAAACCAGCAAGGATATTATTTTTGCAGTTTTGTATCTAAATGGCGGGGTAAAAGAAGCTGTTAACCAAGATAATCGTTATCGGAATAACAATAACACAAATACAATAACAATTCCTCAGACTTTGTTTGAAACTGGTGATAATCGTAGGGCTTTGGTTGCTCCAACGGGTACAGGGATTCGTCCAGGTAAATTTAACAGTGCAGTTTCTAACTCTACAGAAATCAGTGGAGATTTTCCTGTGCTTCGTTGTGCTGATGTTTTATTAATGTATGCAGAGGCTTTAAACGAAGTTGCTTACGGTAATACAGAAGCATTTAAAGCCTTAAATACGGTGCGAACAAATGCAAATGCAACAACTAAAACAGCGGCAACATTATTAACTCAGGCAGATTTTAGAAGCGCTGTTTACCTGGAAAGACGTTTGGAATTAGCCTTAGAGGCCGACCGCTGGTTTGATATTGTTAGAACAACTCAAATGGCAACAGTATTCCCGGGTATTCCTGCTTTTAGAAGTATCTATCCGGTTCCTCAAATGGAAATTGATAATGTGAACAATAAAACGGGATGGCAAAATAATGGCTATTAGACTAACTAAAATATAAATATCAACCAAAGAGGCTGTATCATAATATCGAATTGTCATCCTGAGCCTGTCGAAGGACCTGTTTAAATGCTCCAAAAAGCGTTTCGACAAGCTCAACGTGACAAGTTCGAATGGAATCACAACTTATGATACAGTCCCTTTTGCTTGTGGAAAACACCCAATTTCCCTGAACCAATATTTTTTTGAATATTTATAACTCAAATCAAAAACCAATGAAAAAAGTCCTGTTACTTATAGCCGTATTATTTTTATTTCAATCTGTAAAAGCACAAACCACTAATGTCTGGATTGTTAGGCACGCAGAGAAAGACAAATCGAACCCACAGGATACCAATCCTGATCTTTCGGATGAAGGAAGGGTTCGTGCAGGAGATTTAGCAACCTACCTTAAAAAGGTAAAATTTGATGCTGCTTTTGCCACACCGACAAAAAGAGCACACCAAACATTAGATTCATTGGTGATTCCGAAGGTGATTGATTATAAAGACATTAAATCGCTGGTAGACAGCATTAAAACCAATTATGTTGGCAAAACCGTTATTGTAGCGGGCCATTCTAACACCGTACTCGAGATTATTGAAGCCCTTGGTGGCAAAAAACCTAAAGAGGAATTAACGGATGATGATTATGATTATATTTTTGAACTGGCTGTAAAGGAAGATAAGGCCAGGGTAAAAATGGAACAATACGGAAAGCCACATCATTTGTAGTTTGTGATGTCAGGTGTTACCACCTGACAATTGGAGAGCTAAAATTTAATAAATTTAGTGTAAGATGGTAACATCTTACACCACGGAAAAGGATAGATTTCTCCATTCCACTGCGTTCCAGTCGAAATGACGAAACTAATTGGTATGCTCCCAGCCCAATGAACCAATGACTATTGAACAAATGAACTAGTGGTTAATAAACCTCTAAAGCTTCTCGAAAGGAATATCCATCAAATCGTATTTTTTCCAGCCAGAAAAGTCGTAGTGCCACCATTCGTTATCCAGCACATTCATCTGGTACTTACCCATTATAGCGATCAGAAAATCGCGGTTCTTCTTAACCTCTGGCGATACCTTTTCGTATTTTGCCGCAGCGGCAGCCAAAAAACTATCGTAAGGGGTTGGCATAGGTATTTCTTTACCTGTTTTCAGATTAATCAAGGTTAAATCTACGGCACAACCTCTATTATGTTTAGACCCCTTTGCCGGGTTAGCTACAAAATTTTTATCGCTGGCCTTTTTATAAAACTCAACAGTAACAACATAAGGCCGATACCCATCGAATATTTTTAAGCCGTAGCCTTTTTTATTTAATTCCTTTTGGATTTTTTTTAATGATTCTACCACTGGTTTTCTGGCGAATGCCCTCGCCTGCTTATACATTACCTGCTGCATAAAGTTATTCTTAGTGGCGTAGCGGATATCTAATTTGATATTGGGAATAGCTTTTTTGATTTCGACCAACTCGTTGTTTGGATTCGTTTTTATAGAAGCGAGGTATTGATTATAGGAACTTACAATCACCAGTTTTTTTGCCGCCAAAGGTTTGTTTTGAGCAAAACCCGAAACAGAGATGATGAGAAAAAATATCAATAAATTGAATTTCATAAACGTCTATATTTAGATTGCTTCGTCCGTTCCTCCTCGCAATGACGGAGTATGGTTCTATTGATTCGAAACCACCAACAATTCAAGGTCTTTAAACGGCAGGTTAAACATATCGGCCAGATCTTTATTGGTACAATTACCTTGATAAATATAAAGCGCTTCGCGGATACCAGGCGTATTCCACACCATATTCATTAAGCCCCCAAATTCACCAATATCCAATAAAATTGGGGCAAAAATGTTCGTCAAAGCGTAAGAGGCCGTTCTTGGCACGCGAGAAGCAATATTTGGCACACAATAGTGAATTACATCGTATTTTCTAAACACCGGATTGGTGTGATTTGTCACCTCAGAAGTTTCAAAACAGCCCCCCTGATCAATGCTTACATCAATTACCACCGAGTGTGGTTTCATTCGGGCAACCGTTTCTTCCATTACGATGCACGGACTACGTCCGTGGGTAGCCCTGATGGCACCTATTACTACATCGCAGGTTACAATAGCCTTATTCAAAACAATAGGTTGCATTACCGAAGTAAATACCCTGCTGCCCAAATTATTCTGCAGACGGCGTAAACGGTAAATGGAACTATCGAAAACTTTTACCTCCGCCCCTAATGCCAAAGCTGTTCTGGCGGCATATTCGCCAACCGTTCCGGCGCCCAAAATAACAATTTCTGTTGGAGGAACGCCAGTAAAGCCCCCTAACATTAATCCCTTACCTCCTGTTACATTACTCAAATATTCTGCAGCAATTAAAATAGAGGTCGATCCTACTATTTCGCTCATGGCGCGTACTACGCTGAGGACATTACCTTCGTCGCGAAGATTCTCAAAACATAATGCATTAATTTTTTTATGCATCAATGCTTTTAGATAATCCTGCTTTAGCGTTCCGGTTTGTAAAGAAGAAATAAGCGTTTGCCCCTTGTGCATCATCTCAATCTCTTCCAGCATGGGGGGCGCAATTTTCACCAGGATATCAGCATCAAAAACTTCTTTTTTGTTATAGGTAATCTTAGCACCCTGCTCTGCATATTCGGTATCAGAAAAATTAGCGGCGATGCCTGCCCCACTTTCTAAAACAACCCGGTGCCCGTTGTTTACCAACAAGGCAACAGATAAAGGGGTTAGCGCAATTCTATTTTCCTGGAAAGAAATTTCCTTGGGTATTCCTATGTATAGACTGTTCTTTTTATTTCTGGTTTCTAACTTTGCCTCTTGCGTTTGTAGTAAACCCTGACGAGCTATATCGGCCATTCCTTCGCGTAATCCTGTAGCCATGTTGAATTAAAATTTTGGTAGTTTTAGGTTGTTCAAGATAAGGAAAATCTGTTAATTTATTGATAACTAATTGTTATACCTTCGAAAACCTGAATAATCGGCGGTTTTCATCCAGCACATTTATCTCCACTTTAATAAATTTTTCGGGTAATAATTCTTCCACTCGCTCCGGCCATTCGATTAAACAAACGCCACCACCATAAAAATATTCTTCATAGCCCAAATCATAGGCTTCGTTAATATCTTTTATTCTATAAAAATCGAAATGGAACACCGGACCCTTAGGACTTTCATATTCATTAACGATAGAATAAGTTGGGCTCGAAACCACATCATCAACACCTAAATGTTTACAGAAATTTTTGATGAAGGTTGTTTTTCCAGCCCCCATATCGCCCTCAAAAATGAAGACTTTTTGGTTCCCGGCAAAATCTGAAAGCTGTTGTGCAACAGCGGGTAAATCTGCTAAACTATTTACTTCGATATCCATTTTTAAAAAATAAAGGCAAAAGTAATACATAATTGCATTGCTTTTGCCTTTTATATATCGTCATTTCGACCGTACTGCTCCAAAGGAGCTCCTTTGGAGGAGAAATCTTTAATTAATCAGTGTAGTGACAGATCCTGAAACAAGTTCAGGAGGACGGCCCTCTTGAAAAAAGACAGGCCTCAAATCTAGTATCTCAATTCTATTTCATTACCTCGGCGAATACGTCACTACGGGAATAATCATTTCCTCCAGTGAAATACCCCCATGCTGGAAGGTTTCATTATAGTAATTCACAAACTGATTGTAATTATTCGGATAAACAAAATAACTATCCTCTCGTGCAAAAATATAACTGCTGCTGATATTGATCTTGGGTAATAAGGCATCATGAGGGTTTTTAATTAAAAACACTTCTTTCGCATTAAAATTAAGGTTTCTACCCTGTTTGTATCTTAAATTGGTATTTGTGCTTCTATCGCCGATTACTTTAACCGGTTTTTTAACGCGGATAGTCCCATGGTCGGTGGTGATAATCACCTTTACCTTTTTCTGAGAGATTTTTTTCAATAAATCCCAAAGCGGCGAATGTTCAAACCAGGATAGGGTTAACGAACGGTAAGCCGCATCATCATTAGCCAACTCACGAATCATCTGCATATCGGTACGGGCATGGCTCAACATATCAACAAAGTTAAATACAATGGCGTTAAAATCATTCTGCAACAAATTGTTCGTTTGATCAACCAAATCTTTTCCCTGCTCAAAAGTGAGGATTTTATTATAACTGAATTTACAATCTTTTCTTAAACTGCGTTTAATGTTATCGGCCAAAAAAGCCTCTTCGTGCATGTTTTTTCCACCTTCATCATCATCATTTTGCCAAAGCTGAGGAAAACGTTTCTCCATATCCAAAGGCATCATTCCGGAGAAAATTGCATTACGGGCATACTGTGTTGCCGTTGGCAAAATACTGGTATACATATCCTCTTCATCAATTCTGAAATATTCTGATATTAAAGGATTGATAATTTTCCACTGATCGTAACGCAAATTATCAATCAGGATAAAAAATACAGGTGTAGTATCATTAATATGAGGAAAAGCTTTTTTCTTTAACAGCTCATTCGAAAGCAAAGGAGCTTTATCTTTATTCTTAATCCAGTCGAGATAATTCTCTTCAATGAATTTTGTAAATTGTGTATTGGCCTCCTGTTTTTGCATGGTTAAAATCTCATGCATCTGTGGGTCATCCAGTTTCTCTAATTCAAGCTCCCAGAAAACGATTTTTTTATATACATCAACCCACTCTTCGTAATTCAGCCTATCGCCTAAAGTCATGCCCAAACGGCGGAAATCCTGTTGGTAAGCCATAGAAGTTTTTTCGCTTACCAGGCGTTTATTATCGATT
Encoded proteins:
- a CDS encoding phosphoglycerate mutase family protein, whose amino-acid sequence is MKKVLLLIAVLFLFQSVKAQTTNVWIVRHAEKDKSNPQDTNPDLSDEGRVRAGDLATYLKKVKFDAAFATPTKRAHQTLDSLVIPKVIDYKDIKSLVDSIKTNYVGKTVIVAGHSNTVLEIIEALGGKKPKEELTDDDYDYIFELAVKEDKARVKMEQYGKPHHL
- the tsaE gene encoding tRNA (adenosine(37)-N6)-threonylcarbamoyltransferase complex ATPase subunit type 1 TsaE → MDIEVNSLADLPAVAQQLSDFAGNQKVFIFEGDMGAGKTTFIKNFCKHLGVDDVVSSPTYSIVNEYESPKGPVFHFDFYRIKDINEAYDLGYEEYFYGGGVCLIEWPERVEELLPEKFIKVEINVLDENRRLFRFSKV
- a CDS encoding alanine dehydrogenase, with product MATGLREGMADIARQGLLQTQEAKLETRNKKNSLYIGIPKEISFQENRIALTPLSVALLVNNGHRVVLESGAGIAANFSDTEYAEQGAKITYNKKEVFDADILVKIAPPMLEEIEMMHKGQTLISSLQTGTLKQDYLKALMHKKINALCFENLRDEGNVLSVVRAMSEIVGSTSILIAAEYLSNVTGGKGLMLGGFTGVPPTEIVILGAGTVGEYAARTALALGAEVKVFDSSIYRLRRLQNNLGSRVFTSVMQPIVLNKAIVTCDVVIGAIRATHGRSPCIVMEETVARMKPHSVVIDVSIDQGGCFETSEVTNHTNPVFRKYDVIHYCVPNIASRVPRTASYALTNIFAPILLDIGEFGGLMNMVWNTPGIREALYIYQGNCTNKDLADMFNLPFKDLELLVVSNQ
- a CDS encoding SusC/RagA family TonB-linked outer membrane protein produces the protein MFDIFNSAEDTFRPSIIPLSNTAGNPLSDAQASSRTIKETNWLLEHTLNYTKTFGNHNLSALLGWSNQKDDLSGNYAAATKGFISDQIEYLSAGLVTNGTSTRQQWSLASGIARLQYSYRGKYLFTGSVRADGSSRFGTNNKWGYFPSASVGWRLSEEEFLKNAKAISDLKLRASYGQTGNFNIPNYLAQGAMTNYGYVFGGGTPGVVNGAAPFAQPNDDLSWEKTTQLNVGLDVAFWNNQLTLSVDAYNSNTTDLLLNVPVPLSTGFASELKNIGKVNNRGIDINLGTTQQFGAVKWTASGNFSKNKNKVVELGPGNADIISTGSVANAYFLTRVGEPIGSYYLPVVLGVFKNQAEVNAYPHYLDTQGNFDLNTSKPGDFKFKDVDGDGVIDLTKDREIVGNYLPKFTYGFATSAEYKGIDLNISMQGVYGNKILNLSRRYFANKEGNMNNMISSLDRWVSESNPGSGQDVRANRVAKGSNGTTSTWHVEDGSYLRIRNIALGYTFPTDLIKKLSLTKVRLYVSMQNPFTFTKYTGYNPEVTNRSAATTNGEDYGVYPTAKTTSIGLNITL
- a CDS encoding RagB/SusD family nutrient uptake outer membrane protein: MKKYIIPIFACGLIISATSCKKFLDLKPLDSYTENTFYVDEKGLQGGLVSCYDALQTDSLYGNNMLTLGEIRGDNVTDNDPGSGAGVRNAIEVFSETSANTILAASWQGHYKAIYRSNIILDRAPGISMAEATKNQIIGQAKFIRALSYFNLTRLWGNVPLVLKVQKTAEARENTRATSAAVYQQIINDLTDAATKLPTTWPDAQRGKATSYAASALLAKVYLYQKKYDLVVSTLQPIVAAIYAGTNLSVVPQTTTFPSGLKTSKDIIFAVLYLNGGVKEAVNQDNRYRNNNNTNTITIPQTLFETGDNRRALVAPTGTGIRPGKFNSAVSNSTEISGDFPVLRCADVLLMYAEALNEVAYGNTEAFKALNTVRTNANATTKTAATLLTQADFRSAVYLERRLELALEADRWFDIVRTTQMATVFPGIPAFRSIYPVPQMEIDNVNNKTGWQNNGY
- a CDS encoding PglZ domain-containing protein; the protein is MQETKILWADDEIDLLKPHILLLNDKGYHVTTFTNGNDALEAFGKAHFDLVFLDENMPGMSGIETLGAIKNLNPDVPVVLITKSEEENLMEDAIGSKIDDYLIKPVNPKQVLLTIKKLIDNKRLVSEKTSMAYQQDFRRLGMTLGDRLNYEEWVDVYKKIVFWELELEKLDDPQMHEILTMQKQEANTQFTKFIEENYLDWIKNKDKAPLLSNELLKKKAFPHINDTTPVFFILIDNLRYDQWKIINPLISEYFRIDEEDMYTSILPTATQYARNAIFSGMMPLDMEKRFPQLWQNDDDEGGKNMHEEAFLADNIKRSLRKDCKFSYNKILTFEQGKDLVDQTNNLLQNDFNAIVFNFVDMLSHARTDMQMIRELANDDAAYRSLTLSWFEHSPLWDLLKKISQKKVKVIITTDHGTIRVKKPVKVIGDRSTNTNLRYKQGRNLNFNAKEVFLIKNPHDALLPKINISSSYIFAREDSYFVYPNNYNQFVNYYNETFQHGGISLEEMIIPVVTYSPR
- a CDS encoding SusC/RagA family TonB-linked outer membrane protein, which produces MLRKFTKHLFFCLLLITAVATARAQTSEITGIVKDETGQPLIGSSILLLNTKTNEKKGVMVNADGKFSISGLTANVPYNISASFIGYTTKTIENYMLKAGEQATLLIQLTPESAKLTDVVIVGYGSQKKKDVTTAIASIKASDLENQPISNAAEAMVGKMSGVQISQGSGTPGGALSIKVRGVGTITAGSNPLYVIDGVPISNDNINTINTNDIASIEVLKDASSAAIYGSRGSNGVVLITTKQGKTGAAIINVNSYTGWQSLAHKIDMMDAYQYAQMTLESRNNTYADAMDAINRRNAATGLPAIIYNINDSNAQRLVNSGNNTSAVIPTEILPYLSGQQGLTNTDWQDEIFRTAKIQNHSISASGGSETMKYYASLEYFDQDGIILNSGFKRYSGRLNLDGNKGIFRYGVNITPSVIKEKRLNANGAYNAGNANGLNTGGIVASALHYSPLWPVYNSDGSYSFAQNSWSPGQVTTLPNGSTITGNGETQAWNPVALAMLQKDDVGSNRLTGSTFIEAEIIKDLKYKLQLGV
- a CDS encoding M15 family metallopeptidase; the encoded protein is MKFNLLIFFLIISVSGFAQNKPLAAKKLVIVSSYNQYLASIKTNPNNELVEIKKAIPNIKLDIRYATKNNFMQQVMYKQARAFARKPVVESLKKIQKELNKKGYGLKIFDGYRPYVVTVEFYKKASDKNFVANPAKGSKHNRGCAVDLTLINLKTGKEIPMPTPYDSFLAAAAAKYEKVSPEVKKNRDFLIAIMGKYQMNVLDNEWWHYDFSGWKKYDLMDIPFEKL